In a single window of the Diabrotica undecimpunctata isolate CICGRU chromosome 11, icDiaUnde3, whole genome shotgun sequence genome:
- the LOC140452774 gene encoding uncharacterized protein, whose protein sequence is MELNTDGRGNPPDRGRIDDVASNMDYEVNEKQKQFEEIINIDINTQSKQVPITNSKNFLPDYQSGVIKGVDKNISENELKDIIVPRYGNFKVINVKRIKRKENDQLVETGTIVVSFRGQMIPKQVIIERMIYQVEPYVPRVIQCLNCIRYGHVTSQCRGGDFNCHNKMWGCDVTDQEGLYLFEAMEECGLNFLNDGSETLIRRPMNLNRSAIDLTICSRDIYYKFNWHTETLSLGSDHYPIVIEFNHNTDNNVTNSNDVIETNDISRSRITWDIKKADWAFFTYLLNNEKNNNISDGSEQEYSTFCDSINLASKCSIPERKRGPNAKFNKPWWNDDFVNEWTDIFFNKIARPWVIEGEINHRNPTDNRHENDEANTDNIFLTQAFSLEELKNCLKRHNNSAPGLDGIHYSMLYNLPIHKKVQLLNVINNIWMSMDIPRAWKEYIIVPILKPHKSPNCPDSYRGISLSSCVLKTMERMIKCRLEFWLEKNSKIPATQFGFRKSCSTMENLTHLILDIYNSFSVNKSVFATFIDIENAYDNVNLQLLYHKMKEIGLPDILCWKLHQLYINRTLYLQINNKLIGPRVSNIGLPQGSILSPILYTIYTAHIGQSIITSKQGKILQFADDICIYVDQLEIEQGSSKINTVFKHLQEDLDQIALNISTKKTQACIFSRKRNIPEVVELQNVSFKVQPKVKYLGIILDRKMIWKDHIEYIVSRADKGYNALRAVNYTTWGADPNIALLMYRSYIRSILDYGCYFYNQAAKTHLQKIDILSNKCLRLCIGALMSTPISNLSVECNEPPLWLRRKTMCEKFITKMITKESIICNNCHKLYINDLTTEYWTKKPTLLLAESYNRIRQFKNKLYTSTLPSMFQINLNNIPNIQPTYMRDYSKFPVYLRNAMFNVDIETLFPEHYQIYTDASKMNSRVAAAVWDPRTRYKEGIRLNENFTTFSAELIAILRAMQYISSINNNEEKFLILTDSKSALLKLESLKDISNYIYIDIIKAYIALRAKGKQISFCWVKAHSNLKHNEIVDTLAKKATEQENESKYKLTLNDVYANITSNKTKTWQQWYNNSTKGLFYKNIQLNIPAKSWFNHYHSEKIVVSYICRLRFGHCLVPEHKFKIGLSDSNLCECGELGSAEHMILNCRLKIIEINQFMNQVYRETNITRPFNLKTILSSLDERVYEILIKHILNIKLKL, encoded by the exons atggaattaaatacAGACGGCAGAGGAAATCCACCTGACAGAGGAAGGATTGACGATGTTGCTAGTAATATGGATTATGAAGTTAATGAAAAACAAAAGCAgtttgaggaaattataaatattgatattaatacaCAATCAAAACAGGTACCGATAACAAATTCAAAAAACTTTTTACCAGATTATCAG agTGGGGTAATTAAAGGGGTAGACAAAAATATTTCAGAAAACGAATTAAAAGATATTATTGTTCCAAGATACGgcaattttaaagtaataaacgTTAAAAGAATAAAGCGAAAAGAAAATGATCAACTGGTGGAGACGGGTACGATAGTGGTGTCTTTCAGAGGCCAAATGATTCCAAAACAAGTAATCATTGAACGAATGATATACCAAGTGGAACCTTACGTTCCGAGAGTAATACAATGCCttaattgcattagatacggacacGTTACGTCACAATGTCGAG GGGGAGATTTCAACTGCCATAATAAAATGTGGGGCTGTGATGTCACCGATCAAGAAGGTCTTTATCTTTTTGAGGCTATGGAGGAATGTGGACTTAATTTCCTAAATGATGGGTCAGAAACATTAATTCGTAGACCTATGAATTTAAATAGATCTGCTATAGACTTAACAATTTGCTCTAGggatatttattacaaatttaattgGCACACAGAAACTTTGAGTCTGGGTTCTGATCACTACCCAATAGTAATAGAATTTAACCATAATACTGATAATAACGTTACTAATAGTAATGATGTCATTGAAACTAATGATATATCTAGATCTAGAATTACATGGGATATTAAAAAGGCAGACTGGGCTTTCTTTACCTATCTCTTAAACAatgaaaagaataataatatatcAGATGGTTCAGAGCAAGAATATTCCACATTTTGTGACTCAATCAATTTAGCTAGTAAATGCTCTATTCCAGAGAGGAAAAGGGGGCccaatgcaaaatttaataaaccatgGTGGAATGATGATT TTGTAAATGAGTGgacagatatattttttaataaaattgctaGACCTTGGGTTATAGAAGGAGAAATTAATCACAGGAACCCTACGGATAATAGACATGAAAATGACGAAGCAAACACAGACAACATATTTCTCACACAAGCATTTAGTCTGGAAGAATTAAAGAACTGCCTAAAAAGACATAATAATTCAGCTCCAGGATTAGATGGTATACACTATAGTATGTTGTATAATTTACCCATACATAAGAAAGTTCAACTACTAAATGTAATAAACAATATCTGGATGAGTATGGATATACCACGTGCATGGAAAGAGTACATTATAGTTCCAATTCTTAAGCCACACAAATCACCAAACTGTCCGGATTCGTATAGAGGCATTTCTCTATCATCATGTGTgttaaaaacaatggaaagaatGATTAAATGTAGACTAGAATTCTGGTtagaaaaaaattctaaaatacctGCAACACAATTCGGCTTTAGAAAATCATGTTCTACGATGGAAAATTTAACGCACTTAATACTGGATATATATAACTCATTTTCCGTCAACAAGTCGGTATTTGCTACATTCATAGACATAGAAAATGCATATGACAATGTGAACCTACAACTTCTATACCACAAAATGAAAGAAATCGGACTGCCAGATATACTCTGCTGGAAACTTCACCAACTTTACATCAATAGAACTCTTTATCttcaaattaataacaaactaataGGACCGAGAGTTTCAAACATCGGGTTACCTCAAGGGAGCATCTTAAGTCCAATATTATACACTATTTACACAGCTCATATAGGTCAAAGCATAATTACTAGCAAACAaggtaaaatattacaattcgcagatgatatatGCATATATGTAGATCAATTGGAAATAGAACAAGGCAGTAGTAAAATAAATACAGTATTTAAACATCTACAAGAAGACCTAGATCAAATAGCATTAAACATATCTACCAAAAAAACACAAGCTTGCATATTCTCCCGAAAACGAAACATTCCAGAAGTAGTGGAGTTGCAAAATGTCTCGTTTAAAGTTCaacctaaagttaaatatttgggtattatacTGGATAGGAAAATGATTTGGAAAGATCATATTGAGTACATCGTATCAAGAGCTGACAAAGGGTACAATGCGTTACGAGCAGTAAACTATACAACCTGGGGAGCAGATCCCAACATAGCATTACTAATGTATAGATCATACATAAGATCAATATTAGATTACGGATGTTACTTTTACAATCAAGCCGCCAAAACCCATCTTCAAAAAATAGACATCCTTTCAAATAAATGCCTCAGATTATGTATAGGAGCTTTGATGAGTACTCCAATATCAAACCTAAGCGTAGAATGTAATGAACCACCACTATGGTTAAGAAGGAAAACTATGTGTGAAAAATTTATAACTAAAATGATAACTAAAGAGAGCATAATATGTAACAACTGCCacaaactttatataaatgaCCTAACCACTGAATACTGGACGAAAAAGCCAACATTACTTCTTGCCGAAAGTTACAATAGAAtaagacaatttaaaaataagcTATACACATCAACTCTGCCATCCATGTTTCAGATAAATCTAAACAATATACCAAACATACAACCAACCTACATGAGAGATTACTCGAAATTTCCAGTTTACTTAAGGAATGCCATGTTTAATGTGGATATAGAAACTTTATTTCCGGAACATTACCAAATTTATACCGATGCCTCAAAAATGAATTCGAGAGTGGCCGCTGCCGTGTGGGACCCTAGGACAAGGTATAAAGAGGGTATACGACTTAATGAAAATTTTACAACATTTTCAGCAGAACTTATTGCAATACTGAGAGCAATGCAGTATATAAGCAGTATAAACAATAACGAAGAGAAATTTCTAATCCTTACAGACAGCAAAAGTGCTTTACTTAAACTGGAAAGTTTGAAGGACATATCAAACTACATATATATTGACATTATTAAAGCATATATCGCACTTAGGGCTAAGGGCAAACAAATATCATTTTGTTGGGTAAAAGCTCACTCTAATCTTAAACACAATGAAATAGTAGATACTCTAGCTAAGAAGGCCACCGAACAAGAAAAtgaaagtaaatataaattaacattaaatgatGTTTACGCTAATATTACCAGCAATAAAACCAAAACCTGGCAACAATGGTATAACAACTCAACTAAAGGGCTATTCTACAAAAACATACAATTAAATATTCCAGCTAAATCATGGTTTAATCATTACCACAGCGAAAAAATCGTTGTTTCATACATATGCAGACTTAGATTTGGACACTGCCTAGTTCCagaacacaaatttaaaataggTCTTAGTGATAGTAATCTTTGTGAATGTGGTGAGTTAGGATCTGCAGAACACATGATACTAAACTGTAGACTAAAGATAATAGAAATAAATCAATTCATGAATCAAGTATATAGAGAAACCAATATTACAAGACCTTTTAATCTAAAAACAATATTATCTAGTTTAGACGAACGTGTATATGAGATCCTAATTAAACACatacttaatataaaattaaaattgtga